The DNA region AAGCATGATTTTAAGTAAAACGTATGGAATTAAATACATTCTGTACAAAATAAAGGGGAAACGAAAATGACTGATCATATGAATGAAGAATTAGTAATGACCCAGGAGGGTCTTGATACTTTAAAGAAGCGTTTAGAGTATTTAAAAACCGTTAAGCGCTATGAAGTTGCGGCGCGTATTAAAACAGCCAGAGAATACGGCGATTTAAGCGAAAATGCCGAATACGATGAAGCGAAATCCGAACAGGGCTTCGTGGAAGGTGAAATATCCGAACTGGAAGCCAAGATTAAAAAAGTCAAGGTCATTGATGACAACGACATTCATACCGAGGATGTCGGCGTTGGCAGCATCGTCAAGGTGAAAGACCTGGAGTTTGGCGATACAGAGGAATATAAAATTGTCGGGTCAGCAGAATCCGACATTACGCAGAATAAATTATCCAACGAATCACCAGTCGGCAGAGGCCTGATCGGCGCAAAGGTCGGACAGGTTGTGACCATTCCGATTCCGGACGGTGAAGTTCAGTATGAAGTTTTAGATATCAGAAGATAGGAGAGCCCAGTGAGCGAAGAAAATTTAAGTGAAGTACTAGCGGTCAGGCGTGAAAAGCTGAAGAAGCTTCAGGAGGAAGGAAAGAACCCCTTCGAGATCACACGCTATGACGTCACCGCCTACGCGGATGACGTGAATGAAAACTTTGAAGCGTACGAAGAAAAGCCCGTTTCCATGGCAGGCCGTATCATGTCCAAAAGAGGCCAGGGTAAGGTCGGCTTCTACGATCTCCAGGACAGCACCGGAAAAATCCAGATGTTTTTAAAGAAGGACCTGCTGGAAAATTATGACGAAATCAAAACCTATGACATCGGCGATATCGTCGGCATTAAAGGCGAGGTGTTCAAGACACAGAAGGGACAGATCTCGATCCGTGTGAAGGAGCTCGTTTTACTCAGCAAATCCCTTCAGATTTTACCGGAAAAATATCACGGCTTAAAGGATACCGAGCTGCGCTACCGTCAGCGCTATGTCGATCTGATCGTCAATCCTGAGGTCAAAAATGTGTTCATCCTGCGCTCGCAGATTATCCGCAAGATCCGCGAATTTTTAGACAACCGTGGCTTTATCGAGGTGGAAACCCCCGTTTTATACAACCTGGCAGGCGGCGCCAATGCCCGTCCGTTTGTTACCCACCATAACGCTCTGGACATACCGCTTTATATGCGTATTGCCCTGGAATTACCCCTTAAACGGCTGATTGTCGGCGGCTTTGATAAAGTGTATGAACTCAGCCGCGTATTCCGTAATGAGGGCATGGACGCCACCCATAATCCCGAGTTCACCCTGCTTGAAACCTACGAAGCCTATGCCGACTACGACGACGTCATGAACATGGTCGAAGCCCTGTATGGATTTTTGGCCAGGGAAATTCTTGCGGCGGATACCGTTGAGTACGAGGGACACGACATCTCCCTGGCAGCGCCCTTTAGGCGTGCCCGCATGGTAGACTTGGTAGAGGAACACACCGGCGTTAATTTTGACGTGATGACCGATCTGGCAGAAGCGCAGGAAGCGGCGAAAAAACTGCATGTAGATGTGGAGGATAAGCACTCCATCGGCGAGATCATTGCCGAAGTTTTTGACGAATATGTCGAAGATAAGCTCATTCAGCCCACCTTTGTGACCATGCACCCCGTGGAAATCTCACCCCTGTCCAAGCGTGAGCCCACAGACCCGAGATATACCCAGCGTTTCGAGCTGTTCATTAACGGTGCCGAATGTGCCAACGCCTTCTCCGAGCTCAATGACCCCATTGACCAGAAGGGACGTTTTGAAGCGCAGGTACAGAAAAAGGCAGACGGTGACGACGAAGCGCATCCCTATGATGCAGACTTTATCAACGCACTGGAAGTAGGCCTTCCGCCCACAGGCGGCCTGGGAATCGGCATTGACCGTCTGGTAATGCTGTTTACAGGACAGCACAGCATCCGCGACGTTATCCTTTTCCCGACCATGAAACCTCTTGAAGATTAAG from Eubacterium sp. 1001713B170207_170306_E7 includes:
- the greA gene encoding transcription elongation factor GreA — protein: MNEELVMTQEGLDTLKKRLEYLKTVKRYEVAARIKTAREYGDLSENAEYDEAKSEQGFVEGEISELEAKIKKVKVIDDNDIHTEDVGVGSIVKVKDLEFGDTEEYKIVGSAESDITQNKLSNESPVGRGLIGAKVGQVVTIPIPDGEVQYEVLDIRR
- the lysS gene encoding lysine--tRNA ligase codes for the protein MSEENLSEVLAVRREKLKKLQEEGKNPFEITRYDVTAYADDVNENFEAYEEKPVSMAGRIMSKRGQGKVGFYDLQDSTGKIQMFLKKDLLENYDEIKTYDIGDIVGIKGEVFKTQKGQISIRVKELVLLSKSLQILPEKYHGLKDTELRYRQRYVDLIVNPEVKNVFILRSQIIRKIREFLDNRGFIEVETPVLYNLAGGANARPFVTHHNALDIPLYMRIALELPLKRLIVGGFDKVYELSRVFRNEGMDATHNPEFTLLETYEAYADYDDVMNMVEALYGFLAREILAADTVEYEGHDISLAAPFRRARMVDLVEEHTGVNFDVMTDLAEAQEAAKKLHVDVEDKHSIGEIIAEVFDEYVEDKLIQPTFVTMHPVEISPLSKREPTDPRYTQRFELFINGAECANAFSELNDPIDQKGRFEAQVQKKADGDDEAHPYDADFINALEVGLPPTGGLGIGIDRLVMLFTGQHSIRDVILFPTMKPLED